A genomic segment from Verrucomicrobiia bacterium encodes:
- a CDS encoding LysR family transcriptional regulator, whose product MNGKGNLGSSTIDVETWMTLDRLLAFKAAADAGGPGPASRGIQAQEDKIRRKIKELSRGFGRPLCESNGSGWKLTFSGNRLRTAVEELSASLACFKSYCDEHQEVSIGAGDRLMQWFFIPRLKQIRPDLTDYTFKLFNLGSAEVVSKVENFTLDFGLIREQDRPRRLGFLKLKHHLNYALFIQKSTDPEQRDVEVILANHPLALVQKYTDEFCDQAKEKGINLQIRLLCSTFPQARRAVLEGYAAILPTSAFTPAELQDIRQIELPASMQSFQKNDGHITLIWNKRIEKMRVDFPKLIKLFEKALVKA is encoded by the coding sequence ATGAATGGAAAAGGCAATCTAGGAAGCAGCACCATTGATGTTGAGACTTGGATGACTTTAGATCGTCTGCTTGCATTCAAGGCCGCCGCCGATGCGGGTGGTCCCGGCCCCGCGAGCCGTGGAATTCAAGCACAGGAAGATAAAATCAGGCGTAAAATCAAGGAACTATCGAGGGGCTTCGGAAGACCTCTTTGTGAGTCAAATGGTTCAGGCTGGAAGCTTACATTCTCAGGGAATCGGCTGCGGACAGCGGTAGAGGAGCTTTCTGCAAGCCTCGCTTGTTTCAAATCTTACTGCGACGAACATCAGGAGGTAAGCATCGGAGCCGGCGATCGGCTTATGCAATGGTTTTTTATACCGAGACTGAAACAGATACGGCCTGATTTGACAGACTATACGTTTAAACTTTTTAATCTCGGATCCGCAGAAGTAGTGAGCAAGGTCGAGAATTTTACTTTAGACTTTGGTTTGATTCGCGAACAGGACCGCCCCCGCCGATTAGGATTTTTGAAACTCAAGCACCACCTTAATTACGCTCTTTTTATCCAGAAATCTACAGATCCCGAGCAACGGGACGTTGAGGTTATCCTCGCTAATCATCCCCTGGCTTTGGTTCAGAAATATACTGATGAATTTTGCGACCAAGCCAAAGAGAAAGGAATAAATCTTCAGATTCGTCTGCTGTGTTCTACCTTTCCTCAAGCCCGGCGTGCGGTGTTGGAAGGCTACGCGGCAATTCTTCCTACAAGTGCTTTTACTCCGGCGGAATTACAGGACATTCGCCAAATTGAACTGCCTGCTTCAATGCAGTCGTTTCAGAAGAACGATGGCCACATTACTTTAATTTGGAATAAGCGAATCGAAAAAATGCGGGTTGATTTTCCAAAACTTATCAAGCTATTTGAAAAGGCACTTGTCAAAGCTTAA
- a CDS encoding substrate-binding domain-containing protein, whose translation MKTRHAHKHLEISRYLLSEIASGKYTETDRLPSEVQLAKRFKVSRPTAARALRDLTTEGIIERRAGSGSYVRNKANAAPTTRQIGLLIPGLGTTEIFEIICGELASLARISEYSLLWGGSTHPRVDKDGSREHAREICEQFIERKVTGVFFAPFELTVGKDEINRNIADRFSEACIPMVLLDRDLAVFPQNGHFDLIGLDNVAAGYMLAEHLIKLGCKRLAFLMRPLSAPTVERRYAGAREALARHKLEVYPDWLQVGNPQDEKFVSSLVAGNKWDAVICANDFTAAQLIRTLENARFHVPQDIRVAGFDDAKYATLVSVPITTIQQPCKDIASVAFQTMLSRVADPTLPARHIMLPPRLVVRESCGAYLRQKHKMDHREERGR comes from the coding sequence ATGAAAACCCGGCACGCCCACAAGCATCTCGAAATCTCGCGGTATTTGCTTTCCGAAATTGCCAGTGGAAAATACACTGAGACCGACCGGCTCCCAAGTGAGGTGCAACTGGCCAAGCGATTTAAAGTTTCACGCCCCACCGCCGCCCGAGCCTTGCGCGACCTAACTACCGAAGGAATCATCGAGCGACGGGCGGGCTCTGGCTCCTATGTCCGCAACAAGGCCAACGCCGCACCCACCACGCGTCAAATCGGCCTGCTGATTCCTGGTTTGGGAACCACCGAAATTTTTGAGATCATCTGCGGCGAACTCGCCAGCCTCGCTCGCATCAGCGAATACTCCCTATTGTGGGGTGGCTCGACACATCCGCGCGTGGACAAGGATGGCAGTCGCGAACATGCCCGGGAAATTTGCGAACAATTTATCGAGCGCAAAGTCACCGGCGTTTTTTTCGCGCCCTTTGAACTTACCGTCGGCAAGGACGAAATAAATCGAAACATCGCCGACCGCTTCAGCGAGGCTTGCATCCCGATGGTTCTTTTGGATCGCGACCTCGCGGTGTTTCCCCAGAACGGTCATTTTGATTTGATCGGCCTGGACAATGTCGCCGCTGGCTACATGCTTGCGGAGCATTTGATCAAGCTTGGATGCAAGCGGTTGGCTTTTTTGATGCGCCCACTTTCGGCGCCGACGGTTGAGCGACGCTATGCCGGTGCGCGCGAAGCTCTGGCCCGCCACAAGCTGGAGGTCTATCCCGACTGGCTGCAAGTCGGCAATCCGCAAGATGAAAAATTTGTGTCCTCCCTCGTTGCGGGCAATAAATGGGACGCGGTTATTTGCGCCAACGACTTCACCGCCGCGCAATTAATCCGCACGCTCGAAAATGCCCGCTTCCATGTGCCACAGGATATTCGCGTGGCGGGCTTTGACGATGCCAAGTATGCGACCCTCGTGAGCGTCCCGATCACGACAATCCAACAACCTTGCAAAGACATCGCCTCGGTGGCCTTTCAAACCATGCTAAGCCGGGTGGCGGATCCCACCCTGCCTGCGCGACACATCATGCTTCCGCCGCGCCTTGTGGTGCGCGAATCCTGCGGCGCGTATCTGCGTCAAAAACATAAAATGGATCATCGCGAAGAACGGGGTCGCTAA
- a CDS encoding thioredoxin family protein, with protein sequence MKKWLLGFGICVLLVRTSLGGLAWEPDVRTALLDATGGNKIVVLDFTGSDWCGWCMKLKSEVFDQPEFAAYAKDNLLMVEVDFPRHKELPAEQQASNQKLAETYGIRGYPTIILLDAMGNKIGQSGYVPGGPKNFIASLEKFPAVGHREVAPPVASAPEASRHAAPAFVPVAPASPNHYGDLVLKAISGAKDSRMVMINDQLLTIGETAKVKVHDERIAVTLKEVHDDSVLIVVAGKTQELRLGQH encoded by the coding sequence ATGAAAAAATGGTTGTTGGGGTTCGGGATATGCGTGCTGTTGGTTCGGACTTCCCTGGGCGGTCTGGCTTGGGAACCAGATGTCCGCACCGCATTGCTGGACGCAACGGGCGGGAATAAAATCGTGGTGCTGGATTTCACCGGCTCGGATTGGTGCGGCTGGTGCATGAAATTGAAGAGTGAGGTTTTCGACCAGCCGGAATTTGCCGCTTACGCCAAGGATAATTTGCTGATGGTGGAAGTGGATTTTCCGCGTCACAAGGAACTGCCGGCGGAACAGCAGGCTTCCAATCAAAAGCTGGCCGAAACATACGGGATACGAGGTTATCCCACGATCATTCTTTTGGACGCGATGGGCAATAAGATCGGGCAGAGCGGTTATGTGCCGGGCGGGCCAAAAAATTTCATCGCGTCACTCGAAAAATTTCCTGCCGTCGGCCATCGCGAAGTTGCGCCGCCGGTGGCTTCCGCTCCTGAAGCGTCTCGGCACGCGGCACCTGCGTTTGTTCCGGTGGCTCCCGCGTCGCCGAATCATTATGGCGATCTCGTTCTCAAAGCCATTTCGGGCGCCAAAGATAGTCGAATGGTGATGATCAACGATCAATTACTCACGATCGGCGAAACTGCGAAGGTGAAAGTGCATGACGAACGCATTGCCGTCACGTTGAAGGAAGTGCATGACGATTCCGTGCTGATCGTCGTAGCGGGAAAAACGCAGGAGCTAAGGCTGGGGCAACATTGA
- a CDS encoding biotin/lipoyl-binding protein — MEENAEKNLSPVRKSIGRVVGIVIIIAAIVVMVMAIWIYDNRPQTDDATLRANFIGVAPQASGHVIDLRVKDNQVVNKGDVLFVIDPRPYEHALAKAKAALVLSRKEVEGLQQALKVGDASISRAEAQRFAAEATVERAEAEAKDSQDHVKRLEPLLTKEFATLDLVEAARTRQQMADSAVNEAKRELAAAAAGLEQAKMDRIRADDAIGQEGDFNARIGASEAEVREAELNLEFCTVRAPFSGKVVNLNISLGEFARVGVDLFTLVDTSTWYAVANFRETQLKHIAEGDSAEIYLQYRGGKRFKGKVVGLAWAVLPEYGTAAAGLPNVPRNLDWVRLAQRFPVRVEITDPDDNFRIGASAVVTIDGRHQPARDSANRQN, encoded by the coding sequence ATGGAAGAGAATGCAGAAAAAAATTTAAGCCCTGTTCGCAAAAGCATCGGGCGAGTGGTTGGCATCGTCATTATTATCGCGGCAATAGTTGTCATGGTGATGGCGATTTGGATTTATGATAATCGTCCTCAAACTGATGACGCGACGTTGCGGGCGAATTTCATTGGGGTCGCGCCGCAAGCCAGCGGTCATGTCATTGATTTGCGGGTGAAGGATAATCAAGTCGTGAACAAAGGCGATGTGCTTTTTGTCATTGATCCACGGCCTTACGAACACGCTCTTGCCAAGGCCAAGGCCGCTCTCGTTCTAAGTAGAAAAGAAGTCGAGGGACTTCAGCAAGCATTGAAAGTTGGCGACGCCTCGATTTCGCGGGCCGAAGCGCAACGCTTCGCCGCGGAGGCCACGGTTGAACGTGCCGAGGCTGAAGCCAAGGATTCGCAGGATCATGTGAAGCGGCTTGAACCGCTGCTGACGAAAGAATTCGCGACGCTCGATCTCGTCGAGGCCGCGCGGACACGCCAGCAGATGGCCGACTCGGCAGTGAACGAAGCCAAGCGAGAATTGGCGGCGGCGGCGGCAGGACTTGAACAAGCGAAGATGGATCGCATTCGCGCGGACGATGCCATCGGGCAGGAGGGCGACTTTAATGCTCGCATCGGCGCGTCCGAGGCCGAGGTGCGGGAAGCCGAATTGAATCTCGAGTTTTGCACCGTGCGCGCGCCGTTCAGTGGAAAAGTTGTCAACCTGAACATTTCCCTCGGCGAATTCGCCCGGGTGGGCGTTGATTTATTTACGCTGGTGGATACGAGCACGTGGTACGCGGTTGCGAATTTTCGCGAGACCCAGTTGAAACATATTGCCGAAGGCGATTCGGCAGAAATTTATCTGCAATATCGCGGCGGAAAAAGATTCAAGGGAAAAGTCGTGGGCCTGGCGTGGGCCGTCCTGCCGGAATACGGCACGGCCGCGGCGGGTCTGCCGAATGTTCCGAGAAACCTGGATTGGGTCCGGCTGGCGCAACGATTTCCCGTGCGGGTGGAGATAACTGATCCGGATGACAACTTCCGCATTGGCGCTTCAGCCGTGGTGACGATTGACGGACGTCATCAACCCGCCAGGGACTCGGCCAACCGCCAGAATTAA
- a CDS encoding ECF-type sigma factor, producing the protein MSEDSNLFDRAGACDPRAAEKLLPLVYAELRRLAAQKMSAEPPGHTLQPTALVHEAWLRLAGEKEFANRAHFFAAAAEAMRRILIERARRRMTAKRGGGAERVDADEIEIAAPTVDDEALLRLDEALEKYSALDARKAELVKLRYFAGMNYEEASTALGIAVPTAKEWWAYARAWLAVEMRTAPPN; encoded by the coding sequence ATGAGCGAGGATTCAAATCTATTTGACCGGGCTGGGGCTTGCGATCCCCGGGCGGCGGAAAAATTGTTGCCGCTCGTCTATGCGGAACTGCGCCGACTGGCCGCGCAAAAAATGTCCGCCGAACCGCCCGGCCACACGTTGCAACCGACCGCGCTGGTTCATGAGGCATGGCTGCGGCTCGCGGGCGAAAAAGAATTCGCCAATCGCGCCCATTTCTTTGCCGCTGCCGCTGAAGCCATGCGGCGGATTCTCATCGAACGCGCGCGGCGGCGCATGACGGCCAAGCGCGGTGGCGGCGCGGAACGGGTGGACGCCGATGAAATCGAAATCGCCGCGCCCACGGTTGACGATGAGGCATTATTGCGGCTGGATGAGGCGCTCGAAAAATATTCGGCGCTGGATGCGCGCAAAGCGGAACTGGTAAAGCTGCGCTACTTCGCGGGAATGAATTACGAAGAGGCGTCCACGGCGCTGGGCATTGCCGTGCCGACGGCGAAGGAATGGTGGGCTTACGCGCGCGCGTGGCTCGCGGTGGAAATGCGCACAGCTCCGCCGAACTAA
- a CDS encoding TolC family protein → MNFFRLGYFAILLFAFACMGDTMAARAESDASPSDSTEAHSSEMIKGVHAPASSTQQWQPPDLRGLVAQIKSKPQLEAEAGKEYSLVELVDFAERANPETKVAWEEARQAAAAVGLVQSEYFPLLAVKASALYAREPVPVPLTATEAGFLDVKDQYVEPVLSLEWLLLDFGRRKSAVTGAKFRLLAADLGFNARHQQIVFGVQTAFYELAKAKGKIVVAHSSLDAAVKVKEAVEARSKSGLATSPEVSQAEQQAAQAAFDLEEVIAKERDAQVALAQIIGVTPTIPLQVEDFSRLPLPNNLADTVEQVIDRSLEQRPDLLAQAAIIRQREAEVKNAQEAYYPTLSFLGQAGGTFDRAEVNVEGTRLPWVSTEQPIWAVGLALNWNLFDGGARKKKLELARASRDAALRSLEDSRDKAISQVFQFYTDTRLAVRRLDVAGTLVEASQKSYSQTFESYNNGLSSLVDLLNARQGLSQAEYTLLETRAALLESTSALAFASGDLGPDFAGKVKSKSEKP, encoded by the coding sequence ATGAACTTTTTTAGATTGGGATATTTCGCCATTCTGCTTTTTGCCTTCGCCTGCATGGGTGATACGATGGCCGCCAGGGCCGAAAGTGACGCTTCGCCGTCCGATTCCACCGAGGCGCATTCGTCGGAAATGATCAAAGGTGTCCACGCTCCGGCCAGTTCGACGCAACAATGGCAGCCGCCGGACCTGCGTGGCCTCGTAGCGCAAATCAAATCCAAGCCGCAACTCGAAGCGGAGGCCGGGAAGGAATATAGCCTGGTGGAATTGGTTGATTTCGCGGAACGGGCGAATCCCGAAACCAAGGTGGCGTGGGAAGAAGCGCGGCAAGCAGCGGCGGCGGTCGGGCTTGTCCAGAGCGAATATTTCCCGTTGCTGGCGGTGAAAGCCTCGGCGCTGTATGCGCGCGAACCGGTGCCGGTCCCCTTGACGGCGACTGAGGCCGGATTTCTGGACGTGAAGGATCAATATGTGGAACCGGTGCTATCGCTGGAGTGGTTGTTGCTGGATTTTGGGCGGCGCAAATCCGCGGTGACGGGAGCGAAATTCCGGCTGCTGGCGGCCGATCTTGGTTTTAATGCGCGGCATCAGCAAATCGTTTTCGGCGTGCAGACGGCTTTTTACGAACTGGCCAAGGCGAAGGGAAAAATCGTGGTGGCCCATTCTTCGCTGGATGCCGCTGTCAAAGTTAAAGAGGCGGTCGAGGCCCGGTCAAAGTCAGGGCTGGCAACGTCGCCGGAGGTTTCACAGGCGGAGCAACAGGCCGCGCAGGCAGCGTTCGATTTGGAAGAAGTCATCGCCAAAGAAAGAGATGCGCAAGTGGCGCTGGCGCAAATCATCGGAGTGACGCCCACGATTCCGCTGCAAGTGGAGGATTTTTCAAGACTGCCATTGCCGAATAACCTCGCGGATACCGTTGAGCAGGTCATTGATCGGAGTTTGGAGCAACGGCCGGATTTGCTGGCGCAGGCGGCGATCATCCGGCAACGCGAGGCGGAAGTTAAAAATGCGCAAGAGGCGTACTATCCCACGCTGTCGTTTCTCGGACAGGCGGGAGGCACTTTTGATCGCGCGGAGGTGAATGTCGAGGGGACTCGGCTTCCGTGGGTTTCGACGGAGCAACCGATTTGGGCGGTTGGGCTGGCGTTGAATTGGAATTTATTTGATGGCGGCGCGCGAAAGAAGAAGTTGGAACTTGCCCGCGCCAGCCGGGACGCCGCGTTGCGTTCGCTCGAAGATTCGCGGGACAAGGCGATTTCCCAGGTGTTCCAGTTTTACACGGACACAAGACTGGCGGTCCGGCGGCTGGACGTGGCGGGCACGCTTGTGGAGGCTTCGCAGAAATCCTACTCGCAAACATTTGAGTCGTATAATAACGGACTCAGCAGTCTGGTGGATTTATTGAACGCGCGGCAGGGATTGAGCCAGGCCGAATATACCCTTTTGGAAACCCGGGCCGCGCTGCTGGAATCCACCTCTGCCCTCGCCTTTGCGTCGGGCGATCTGGGACCGGATTTCGCGGGGAAGGTCAAAAGCAAGAGTGAAAAACCATGA
- a CDS encoding DUF1559 domain-containing protein, protein MRPALYLNTRRRVRAALAFTLIELLVVIAIIAILASLLLPALAAAKGKAKSISCNNNLRQLILAALLYDDDQKVLPIGFPSSQTGAIGNTIWYNALQPYLGRKANTSTTTFNVATNKVLLCPACPNGGPFGYLTYAQNNYINAGAPKLMSLAADIPHPSWTMLFAETDGYDACSYADNDPYGGNICYRHSGGNEHSVFSTDPVEGGVVGQKPKIGRANLVFLDSHVQLRNNSPSNVFDPQTLNPSLQ, encoded by the coding sequence ATGAGACCTGCTTTATATTTGAACACTCGCCGAAGGGTCCGCGCCGCGCTGGCCTTCACGTTGATTGAATTGTTGGTCGTCATTGCGATCATTGCGATTCTTGCGTCGTTGCTGCTGCCCGCGCTGGCGGCGGCCAAGGGGAAGGCCAAGTCCATCTCTTGCAATAATAACTTGCGCCAGTTGATTCTCGCCGCCCTCCTCTACGACGACGATCAAAAGGTTCTGCCAATCGGATTCCCCTCGTCTCAAACCGGCGCCATCGGAAACACGATCTGGTATAACGCGCTCCAACCCTATTTGGGCAGGAAGGCCAATACTTCAACTACGACATTCAACGTGGCGACCAATAAGGTGCTTCTTTGCCCGGCTTGTCCCAACGGCGGTCCCTTTGGTTATCTTACTTACGCCCAAAATAATTACATCAATGCCGGTGCGCCCAAGCTGATGTCGCTCGCGGCGGATATTCCGCATCCGAGTTGGACCATGTTGTTCGCCGAGACCGATGGCTATGACGCCTGTTCCTATGCTGATAACGACCCCTATGGGGGGAATATTTGTTATCGTCACAGCGGAGGAAACGAACATAGCGTGTTTTCCACCGACCCGGTTGAGGGCGGCGTAGTGGGTCAGAAGCCCAAGATTGGCCGCGCCAATTTAGTATTCCTGGATAGCCACGTCCAACTGCGCAATAATTCACCATCAAATGTCTTTGATCCTCAGACCCTGAATCCATCCCTGCAATAG
- a CDS encoding serine/threonine-protein kinase, with the protein MSAPEQTTPTPQQREETLFAAALKFPPPERAAFLNGACKDNPPLRQRLDALLAAHESEDALPQTPLDSSDLKAKIEPPDEYLGRMIGRYKVLEKIGEGGCGVVYVAEQTEPVRRQIALKLIKLGMDTRAVVARFEAERQALALMDHPNIAKVLDGGTTDTGRPYFVMELVRGMKITALCDQQKLSTAERIKLFVQVCQAVQHAHQKGIIHRDLKPSNVFVSMHDGVAVTKVIDFGIAKAIGNESLTDKTIYTALDQFIGTPAYMSPEQASRSGLDIDTRTDIYSLGVLLYELLTGRTPFDTKTLLDSGFDHMLRIIREEEPPRPSNRLSTLQAAEMTTVALARQSEPPRLIHAIRGDLDWIAMKCLEKDRTRRYETASALAADILRHLENEPIVARPPSASYRFQKLVQRNKLAVASAAIVFLALLLGATISTWQAVRAIRAEREQTHLRTLADAGEKKARTEAARSEQTARFLKDMLRGIGPSAALGRDTTMLREILDKTTKRVDADLKDEPEAQLDLRLTLARVYFDLQDYATTEKMSRETFQLAQTHFGDASPDAAEALHWRAMALMRLRDLEIAEGVARQSLAMQTKLHGQGSSEEASVLCILGDVLRHEGKNAEAETDFRRALAIRKNHFGDEDDEVAWALEGFGFALSAQGKMDEAKTAAREALAIMRKNHGDEHPYTSFEYWCLGSFLVDGTPDEVAEAEVDLRKAIEIQEKTVGKGKWSQAWMHHHLAIALSKRNQPIEAEEHFREALDIARKEGPDRSDMIQLILGYVTFLRHNQRSADARPLAEEAVAICRRHSSHLWASRTRRAVTALKGVLAETGDTDALAKLNVEFAPASRPD; encoded by the coding sequence TTGAGCGCACCCGAACAAACTACGCCCACGCCGCAACAACGCGAAGAAACTCTCTTTGCTGCTGCGTTGAAATTTCCGCCACCCGAGCGCGCTGCTTTTCTCAATGGCGCGTGCAAGGACAACCCGCCTTTGCGCCAGCGTCTCGACGCCTTGCTTGCAGCGCATGAGAGTGAAGATGCGCTACCGCAAACGCCTTTGGATTCATCGGACCTCAAAGCCAAAATCGAACCACCGGACGAATATCTCGGGCGGATGATCGGACGTTACAAGGTGCTGGAAAAAATTGGTGAAGGCGGTTGTGGTGTAGTGTATGTCGCCGAACAGACCGAACCGGTGCGACGCCAGATCGCGCTCAAGCTCATCAAGCTCGGCATGGATACCCGCGCGGTCGTCGCGCGATTCGAAGCCGAACGGCAAGCGCTCGCGTTGATGGATCATCCGAACATCGCGAAAGTTCTCGACGGCGGCACGACGGATACGGGCCGGCCTTACTTCGTCATGGAACTGGTGCGCGGGATGAAAATCACCGCGCTCTGTGACCAGCAGAAATTAAGCACGGCGGAACGCATCAAACTTTTCGTCCAGGTCTGCCAGGCAGTGCAGCACGCGCATCAAAAGGGAATCATCCATCGCGACCTCAAGCCTTCCAATGTTTTTGTCAGCATGCACGATGGCGTGGCGGTGACCAAGGTGATTGACTTCGGCATCGCCAAGGCCATCGGCAACGAGTCGCTTACGGACAAAACCATTTATACCGCGCTGGATCAATTCATCGGCACGCCCGCCTACATGAGTCCCGAGCAGGCATCGCGCAGCGGACTGGACATTGATACTCGCACCGACATTTATTCGCTGGGTGTATTGCTTTACGAATTGCTCACGGGCCGCACGCCGTTTGATACGAAGACGCTTTTGGATTCCGGCTTTGACCACATGCTGCGCATCATCCGCGAGGAGGAACCGCCGCGGCCGAGCAATCGCCTGAGCACGTTGCAGGCGGCTGAGATGACCACCGTCGCGCTCGCGCGGCAATCTGAACCACCGCGATTGATCCATGCCATCCGTGGCGACCTCGACTGGATCGCGATGAAGTGTCTTGAGAAGGACCGCACGCGGCGTTACGAAACGGCCAGCGCGCTTGCCGCAGACATCCTGCGCCATTTGGAGAACGAACCGATTGTCGCGCGTCCGCCCAGTGCTTCGTACCGTTTTCAAAAATTGGTGCAGCGAAATAAATTGGCCGTTGCGTCGGCGGCGATTGTTTTTCTCGCGCTTTTGCTTGGCGCGACCATCAGCACCTGGCAGGCGGTTCGCGCGATTCGAGCTGAACGCGAACAGACCCATTTGCGCACGCTTGCCGATGCGGGAGAGAAAAAAGCACGGACAGAAGCCGCGCGCAGCGAACAGACCGCCCGCTTTCTCAAGGACATGCTCCGCGGGATCGGGCCATCCGCCGCCCTTGGACGCGACACGACGATGTTGCGGGAAATTTTGGACAAGACCACGAAACGGGTGGACGCGGACTTGAAGGATGAACCCGAGGCGCAGTTGGATCTTCGCCTCACGCTCGCGCGCGTCTATTTCGATTTGCAGGATTATGCGACGACGGAAAAGATGTCACGCGAAACCTTTCAGTTGGCGCAGACGCATTTTGGCGACGCCAGCCCGGACGCCGCGGAAGCGTTGCATTGGCGCGCGATGGCCTTGATGCGGCTGCGCGATCTGGAAATTGCCGAAGGCGTCGCCCGCCAATCACTCGCGATGCAAACGAAGTTGCACGGCCAGGGCAGCAGTGAAGAAGCGTCCGTGCTGTGCATCCTGGGCGACGTTCTTCGGCACGAAGGAAAAAATGCCGAGGCGGAAACCGATTTTCGCCGGGCGCTGGCCATTCGCAAAAATCATTTCGGCGATGAAGACGATGAAGTCGCGTGGGCGCTGGAAGGTTTTGGCTTCGCGCTTTCCGCGCAAGGCAAGATGGACGAAGCGAAAACAGCCGCCCGCGAGGCCTTGGCGATCATGCGGAAAAATCACGGCGACGAGCATCCCTATACCAGCTTTGAATATTGGTGTCTCGGATCTTTCCTCGTGGACGGCACGCCGGATGAAGTGGCCGAAGCCGAAGTGGATTTGCGGAAGGCCATTGAGATTCAGGAAAAAACCGTCGGCAAAGGAAAATGGAGCCAGGCGTGGATGCATCACCATCTCGCCATCGCTTTGTCAAAACGCAACCAGCCGATAGAAGCGGAGGAACATTTCCGCGAGGCGCTGGACATCGCCAGAAAAGAAGGTCCTGATCGCTCGGACATGATCCAGTTGATCTTGGGCTACGTGACTTTCCTGCGGCACAACCAGCGCTCCGCCGACGCCCGCCCACTCGCCGAGGAAGCCGTCGCTATTTGCCGCCGTCATTCGAGCCATCTCTGGGCGTCAAGAACCCGGCGGGCCGTGACCGCGCTCAAAGGCGTGCTGGCTGAAACGGGTGACACCGATGCACTTGCGAAGTTGAATGTAGAATTTGCTCCCGCTTCCCGCCCCGATTGA
- a CDS encoding YtcA family lipoprotein, which produces MRIIKLPAVGLRLVLGSTLLFLTGCRGAPSVNILGSFFPGWMVCALLGVIGSYIFKQIFVMTNIDAGFKPRPLVYGALWVLITLSSWLLFFRS; this is translated from the coding sequence ATGAGAATTATAAAATTGCCCGCCGTTGGCTTGCGCTTGGTGTTGGGGAGCACGTTGCTTTTCCTAACGGGTTGCCGCGGAGCGCCTTCCGTCAATATACTGGGTTCGTTTTTTCCGGGATGGATGGTGTGCGCGCTATTGGGCGTCATTGGGAGCTATATTTTCAAACAAATTTTTGTGATGACAAATATTGACGCGGGATTCAAGCCGCGTCCGCTCGTGTATGGCGCGCTCTGGGTGTTGATCACCTTGTCGTCGTGGCTGCTTTTTTTCAGGAGCTAA